The following are encoded together in the Onychostoma macrolepis isolate SWU-2019 chromosome 03, ASM1243209v1, whole genome shotgun sequence genome:
- the LOC131537185 gene encoding uncharacterized protein LOC131537185, which translates to MNFEQQRLSPCRTTLIHRGPPKRLRLHTEKKVIDDNGRVRKWTYGKKDSSKQNKIVLLVGETGVGKTTIVNTMVNYSLGVKFEDEIWYEITEEAAGDQSESQTSEITMYEVFPEESPISLTIIDTPGYGDTRGMDKDLEVAGNLAMLFQNNDGVREVDAICFVTQASKNRLSDRQHYIIGSILSLFGKDIVNNIVFLITHSDGLPPKNVLGAIKKAKIPCRRDKSGQPVYFLFNNCHAEARHNEKRYIRTQRNAWENCTEEMEKFLQSLDEKERRSLELTSNVLTERIQLEALICNVQLRIQEKELKKAEKLQIQEAMRQNKEKIEQCKNFIIEVKKTVKMMVPIESKSWKHRNATTCTVCEENCHEFNCWWVSNPGKCKVMKNGYCTVCTGKCHHSKHVKGSKKYVISTSSVIIVFDDLKKMYEETQEQTKWFSVIMDHLENDLQTTEHQKLILLSNAYKTIKHLSQIALKPDSAFTLQHLDFFIPRVREAGKEDWVRELEEMKRIAEAEEANKDAVSYLKAGLAKVSL; encoded by the exons ATGAATTTCGA ACAGCAACGTCTTTCACCATGCAGAACAACACTGATTCATCGAGGTCCTCCAAAAAGATTACGTTTACATACAGAGAAGAAAGTGATCGATGATAATGGGAGAGTCAGAAAATGGACTTATGGGAAAAAAGACTccagcaaacaaaacaaaattgttcTGCTGGTGGGAGAGACTGGTGTCGGTAAGACCACCATCGTCAACACTATGGTCAACTACTCACTGGGAGTGAAATTTGAGGATGAAATATGGTATGAAATCACAGAAGAAGCAGCTGGAGATCAATCAGAATCACAAACCTctgaaatcacaatgtatgaggTCTTTCCTGAAGAGAGTCCCATTTCGCTCACCATCATTGATACTCCAGGCTACGGAGACACTAGAGGAATGGACAAAGATCTGGAAGTTGCTGGGAATTTAGCCATGCTGTTTCAGAACAATGATGGAGTTCGTGAAGTCGATGCCATTTGTTTTGTGACTCAAGCGTCTAAGAATCGTCTCTCAGACAGACAGCATTACATTATCGGTTCAATTCTGTCTTTGTTCGGGAAAGACATTGTGAAcaacattgtatttttaatcacaCACTCTGATGGTCTGCCACCCAAAAATGTCCTCGGTGCCATTAAAAAAGCTAAAATCCCCTGCAGACGAGACAAAAGTGGCCAACCTGTTTATTTCTTATTCAACAATTGTCATGCTGAAGCCCGTCACAATGAGAAACGTTACATTCGTACTCAAAGAAACGCCTGGGAAAACTGCACTGAAGAGATGGAGAAATTCCTTCAGTCTCTGGATGAAAAGGAAAGAAGAAGTTTGGAGCTGACTTCAAATGTCCTGACTGAGCGCATTCAGCTTGAAGCGCTTATCTGCAACGTACAGCTGCGAATTCAAGAGAAAGAGCTGAAAAAGGCTGAAAAACTTCAGATTCAGGAGGCAATGAGACAAAACAAGGAAAAGATTGAACAGTGTAAAAACTTCATCATTGAGGTCAAAAAGACTGTCAAAATGATGGTTCCCATTGAAAGCAAGTCATGGAAACACAGGAATGCGACGACCTGCACTGTCTGTGAGGAAAACTGCCATGAGTTTAACTGCTGGTGGGTTTCTAACCCCGGCAAATGTAAAGTCATGAAAAACGGTTACTGTACCGTCTGCACAGGGAAGTGTCACCACAGCAAACATGTCAAAGGAAGCAAGAAATACGTCATCAGCACCTCAAGCGTTATAATTGTGTTTGATGATTTGAAGAAGATGTATGAAGAAACTCAAGAACAAACGAAGTGGTTTTCAGTTATAATGGATCATCTTGAAAACGATCTGCAGACGACTGAGCACCAAAAGTTAATTCTTTTGTCCAATGCATACAAGACCATCAAGCATCTGTCTCAGATCGCATTAAAACCAGACTCTGCCTTCACTCTTCAGCATCTGGACTTCTTCATCCCCAGAGTGAGGGAGGCTGGGAAAGAAGACTGGGTGCGAGAGCTGGAGGAGATGAAGAGAATCGCTGAAGCTGAAGAAGCGAATAAAGATGCTGTGAGTTATCTGAAAGCTGGTCTGGCAAAAGTTAGTCTGTAA
- the LOC131537183 gene encoding uncharacterized protein LOC131537183 has protein sequence MTTERHKSMEEHRNMALHLNSVLIDKGPPALYRLNTERKYIDGTNKKVRQWIYGQRDRNKQNKVILMVGETGTGKTTMINTMINYILGVKFEDQEFYQITEETKPKDQSQSQTSEITVYEVFVEENPTSLTIIDTPGYGNTEEHEKDREISEYLIRLFSDEDGIHNIDVVCLVMKASQNRLTDKEFYIFHSVLSLFGRDIEENIVFLLTHSEGGPPTDVLNAIKTAAIPCRRDERNRPVHFLFSNQQKQQRDEEYEHIYRSSWEMGERSMNQFFTLLGRMNRKSVQMTLDVLKERRRLEACVNNLVERISYKESKTEELNQIQEALRQNRDKIKRCENFQFTVNRVVKEKVLIENEWWWNRNATCCSVCEENCHEWGCWWAKDLSWCSVMENNHCTVCTRKCHYSKHIKENKKYEMRKKPVIMTFDKLKREYERTGDHPETSFDQNIYENTKKEHESIEKESEDITKIEKTLNHELEEIQKEKSNLLHEAYKIIMSLSNITLKSDSAFTLQHLDFLIPRWKEEGKDEWIKNLEDLRKAGEERKNKGALDYLVAFGRQKWNKFRGKN, from the exons ATGACAACAGAACGGCACAAAAGCATGGAAGAACATCGTAATATGGC ATTACATCTTAATTCCGTACTAATTGATAAAGGTCCTCCAGCGCTTTATCGTTTGAacacagaaagaaaatatattgatGGGACTAATAAAAAGGTCAGACAGTGGATATATGGACAAAGAGACAGAAACAAGCAGAACAAAGTCATACTGATGGTGGGAGAAACCGGCACTGGGAAAACAACCATGATCAACACCATGATCAACTACATACTGGGAGTGAAGTTTGAGGATCAAGAGTTTTATCAAATCACAGAAGAAACTAAACCTAAAGATCAATCACAATCCCAGACATCAGAGATCACGGTTTATGAGGTGTTTGTTGAAGAAAACCCAACATCTCTGACCATCATTGACACTCCAGGATACGGAAACACTGAAGAACACGAGAAAGACAGAGAAATTTCTGAGTATCTGATCAGATTATTTTCAGATGAGGATGGGATTCATAATATTGATGTAGTGTGTTTAGTGATGAAGGCGTCTCAGAATCGACTCACTGACAAAGAGTTTTACATCTTTCACTCAGTTCTGTCTCTGTTTGGTAGAGATATAGAGGAGAACATAGTGTTTCTACTCACACATTCAGAAGGAGGACCTCCAACAGATGTTCTTAACGCCATTAAAACAGCAGCAATACCCTGCAGAAGAGATGAGAGAAATAGACCTGTTCACTTCTTATTTAGCAACCAGCAGAAACAGCAAAGAGATGAAGAGTATGAGCACATATACAGATCATCATGGGAAATGGGAGAGAGAAGCATGAATCAGTTCTTCACACTTCTGGGTAGAATGAACAGAAAAAGTGTTCAGATGACATTAGATGTTCTGAAAGAGCGAAGACGACTCGAGGCCTGTGTCAATAATCTTGTGGAACGAATCTCTTATAAAGAGTCAAAAACTGAAGAACTTAATCAGATTCAAGAAGCCCTCAGACAGAACAGAGACAAGATTAAGAGATGTGAAAACTTCCAGTTTACAGTCAATAGAGTTGTCAAAGAAAAAGTcctcattgaaaatgaatggtgGTGGAACAGAAACGCAACCTGCTGCTCCGTCTGTGAGGAGAACTGTCATGAATGGGGCTGCTGGTGGGCGAAAGATCTCTCGTGGTGTTCAGTCATGGAAAACAATCACTGCACTGTGTGTACAAGGAAGTGTCATTACAGCAAACAcatcaaagagaacaaaaaataTGAGATGAGAAAAAAACCAGTCATTATGACATTTGATAAACTCAAACGGGAGTATGAACGCACTGGTGACCATCCTGAAACCAGCTTTGACCAAAACATATATGAAAATACTAAAAAGGAGCATGAAAGTATTGAGAAAGAGTCAGAGGATAtaactaaaatagaaaaaacactGAACCACGAACTGGAGGAGATTCAAAAAGAAAAGTCCAACCTGCTGCATGAAGCTTATAAGATCATCATGAGTCTCTCTAATATCACATTAAAATCAGACAGCGCTTTCACTCTTCAACATCTGGATTTCTTGATTCCCAGATGGAAGGAGGAGGGAAAAGATGAATGGATAAAGAACCTGGAGGATCTGAGGAAAGCTGGAGAAGAGAGGAAGAACAAAGGGGCTTTAGACTATCTGGTGGCTTTTGGCAGACAAAAATGGAACAAATTTCGTGgtaaaaattaa